TCTTACAAACATTAAATCATTGAGCTCTTTATGTATCCTTCTTACCAGCAAGCACCCTACATTCAAAATTAGTTGTTTGATGATGTTGAAGAGAAGTTTCTGTTTTTAAGGTTGCTGATGTATTTGTCTCATCGACAAGTTATGTAAATTGACAACTTTTTTCCTTTCCAAAAGTCACTACCTTATAATGCATGTGTATTTGTTTACAGGCAAAGTCTTTATTCAAAAACCGTAAAAGATTCTGTGAGATGGTTGACCCATTGCTTGAAGGTCAGTATCCAATGAGAGGTTTGTACCAAGCTCTTGCTATTGCTGCCATGTGTGTTCAAGAACAGCCTAATATGCGGCCTGAAACAACCGATGTGGTTACAGCTCTAGATTACCTTGCATCCCAGAAATACGATCCCCAAATTCATCCAGTACAAAGCTGTAGAAAAGGTTTATCTTCTCCAAGAGAAAGAAGCAGTGGCCATAGACGTACTGTTAGTAATGATTCTGATCCAAGAGCAAGAAGCGATGGTCATAGACGAACTGTTTGTAATGGTTCTGAGACAAGAGCAAGAAGCAATTGTCATAAACGAACTGTTAGTATTAGTAATGGTCATAGTAGTAGTTCTGAGACAGAAAGCTCTAGAAAAGGTCTATCTTCTCCAAGGGTGAGAAGTGATGGTCACAGACATTTTGTTAGCAATGGTTCTGAGACAGACAGTTCTGGAGATTAGAAATGTGATGTGTTTTTGGATATTCATATTGTAAAATGCTTAGCTATCCAATTTTGCTTCATATAAAGAAGATTCTTCTTTTTGGCTCTTCTCACATTGGTGTACATGCGGGCTGTCTTTTTAGTATTCAGGATGTATGCCTCTCCTTGGGAATTTTTGTTTTGCTCCGTCTTTTAGAATGCATCCTCTGCCACAAGAATCCACTTTTTGATCTTAATGATAGTTGCAGTTCATGGGTCATCACTATCGTTAGACTATATACCAGTTGTTTGCACAGAAAGATTTATGTTAGCAGTCTTCGTCACTTTCTTCATTTATGTTAGTCTATttggtttaaaaaatatgataaatagttacttttttccataaaaaatgtGACCTCACTTTTgtccagaaaggtctttttcttattaatatatatagggGAAGCGACATGTGACCTCAATCTCTCTCCttgcttgtctttttttttccccCCTTAAAAATTGTGTTTTGGATAAGACACCTATGCGAGAGATGTATGAAGTTTAAGTTGCAAGAATTTGAGAAGTTAGGTCATAcaggtaaaattttaaaaatatcatattgttatgttctactttaatattaaagttaaaatatttatataaaaggtTGAGTAAAAATgaggtaatattttt
The nucleotide sequence above comes from Glycine soja cultivar W05 chromosome 11, ASM419377v2, whole genome shotgun sequence. Encoded proteins:
- the LOC114374181 gene encoding probable serine/threonine-protein kinase PBL5 isoform X2, whose protein sequence is MSLGSLENRLHDLPRGRKPIDWNSRMKIAAGAARGLEYLHNKMKPPVIYRDLKCSNILLGEGYHSKLSDFGLAKVGPSGDKTHVSTRVMGTYGYCAPDYAMTGQLTFKSDIYSFGVVLLEIITGRKAIDNTKPAKEQNLVSWAKSLFKNRKRFCEMVDPLLEGQYPMRGLYQALAIAAMCVQEQPNMRPETTDVVTALDYLASQKYDPQIHPVQSCRKGLSSPRERSSGHRRTVSNDSDPRARSDGHRRTVCNGSETRARSNCHKRTVSISNGHSSSSETESSRKGLSSPRVRSDGHRHFVSNGSETDSSGD